A genomic region of Sporomusaceae bacterium FL31 contains the following coding sequences:
- a CDS encoding permease: MTTHQGTLEKLFKLTEKGTNVKTELLAGLTTFVALAYIIFVNPNILADAGIPKEAAIASTIYATAVATVLMALWANFPIAVAPGMGLNAFFAYYVVGVLHLSWQVALGAVFLSGILFLILTFGGIRQAIIRAVPLNLKCAIGIGIGLFIAFIGLKNAGIIVSNKATFVTVGNLTAIEPLLACVGLVITAALMARSVKGAILIGILATTVLGMLFGAVPVPKGIGDIMSFNLPDVSPTFLQLDIMGAWDYGIFSIIFTFTIVELFDNMGTLIGLTRKAKLMDDKGEIENLDKALTTDAFGTVISAGLGTSTVTSYIESAAGIAEGGKTGLTSLTVAVLFLVSLIFAPLVGLVPGFATAPALILVGALMMAEIAQVNFTDFTEGIPAFLTIIMMPLTFSIANGFAFGFISYTFIKTIAGRAKEVSWIMWLVSLAFLANFYMRLH; this comes from the coding sequence ATGACCACTCATCAGGGAACTTTAGAAAAATTATTTAAACTGACTGAAAAGGGAACCAATGTTAAGACTGAATTATTAGCTGGTCTAACTACCTTTGTAGCGCTTGCTTATATTATTTTTGTGAATCCCAATATTCTAGCAGATGCTGGTATTCCCAAAGAAGCAGCAATCGCATCTACCATCTATGCGACGGCTGTTGCTACTGTTCTAATGGCATTATGGGCCAATTTTCCGATTGCCGTAGCACCAGGAATGGGACTTAATGCCTTTTTTGCCTATTATGTGGTTGGGGTTTTACATCTATCCTGGCAAGTAGCGCTAGGAGCCGTATTTTTATCGGGTATTCTATTTTTAATTTTAACCTTCGGGGGTATTCGGCAAGCGATTATTCGAGCTGTACCTTTGAATTTAAAGTGCGCAATTGGTATTGGCATCGGCTTATTTATTGCCTTTATTGGTTTGAAAAACGCAGGCATTATTGTTTCCAATAAGGCTACTTTCGTAACAGTCGGTAACCTGACGGCCATTGAGCCGCTTCTAGCCTGTGTCGGTCTTGTAATCACAGCCGCTTTGATGGCCCGAAGTGTAAAAGGTGCCATTTTAATTGGTATTTTGGCCACTACGGTTTTGGGCATGCTTTTTGGTGCCGTTCCTGTGCCCAAGGGCATTGGGGATATTATGAGCTTTAATCTGCCTGATGTTAGTCCTACCTTTCTTCAGCTTGATATTATGGGAGCCTGGGATTATGGAATATTCTCGATTATCTTTACCTTCACAATTGTTGAACTGTTTGACAATATGGGTACATTAATTGGTTTGACCCGTAAAGCTAAGCTGATGGATGATAAGGGTGAAATTGAGAATCTCGATAAAGCACTAACCACCGATGCTTTTGGGACAGTAATCAGTGCTGGTTTAGGTACTTCAACTGTAACTTCATACATTGAAAGTGCAGCAGGAATTGCTGAAGGTGGAAAAACTGGCCTAACCTCATTAACTGTTGCGGTACTATTTTTAGTGTCGTTAATTTTTGCTCCATTGGTTGGTTTAGTACCTGGCTTTGCCACAGCGCCAGCACTCATTTTAGTTGGAGCGCTGATGATGGCAGAAATCGCTCAAGTGAACTTTACTGATTTTACAGAAGGAATTCCGGCTTTTTTGACTATTATCATGATGCCGCTAACCTTTAGTATCGCAAACGGTTTTGCTTTCGGTTTTATAAGCTATACGTTTATCAAAACCATTGCTGGCCGAGCTAAAGAAGTGAGTTGGATCATGTGGCTGGTTTCGCTGGCTTTTCTGGCCAATTTTTACATGCGGCTCCATTAG
- the ade gene encoding adenine deaminase, translated as MKDIAQLIAIANGCRPAELVLKNAQVFNGFTGQFTFGDIAISHGYIAGVGSYQGETEVDLSGKIITPGFIDGHVHLESSMVSPRQFAKAVVPAGTTTVIIDPHEIANVSGCSGIEYMLAATEGLPMNVFVMLPSCVPVSALENAGAELTAAALAQFIHHPRVLGLGELMNYPGVLQGDVSILDKIRLAEGKIIDGHAPGLAGKALMAYAAAGIQSDHECVTPAEAIARLEAGLHVMLREGSAAKNLLDLMPAVNPYTAHRCFFVTDDRHPGDLIHLGHINSMVKLAVDAGYDVATVLQLATMNAACYFGLNELGAIAPGYKADLLVFDDLVSWRPCMVWQNGKMVAKDGKALFEGEGSVNAAVQSSLRLGMVDPGQLRIPAHADQARVIGLIPRQIITEELHLSVPVIQGEFIADPSQDILKLAVFERHSNSGKVGVGLVKGFGLKSGAIASTIAHDSHNLIAIGTCDQDILAAVHELKRIQGGITIVDQGKVLKSLSLPLAGLMSDQDMHVVEAELTSLKNLARKLGVYEAFDPFLTLAFLSLPVIPSLKLTDLGLVDVKQFKVVPVSVS; from the coding sequence ATGAAGGACATTGCCCAGTTAATTGCAATCGCCAACGGCTGCCGCCCAGCGGAGCTTGTATTAAAAAATGCTCAGGTTTTTAATGGTTTTACCGGTCAGTTTACTTTCGGCGATATAGCCATCAGTCATGGCTATATCGCTGGGGTAGGTTCCTATCAAGGGGAAACTGAAGTGGATTTGAGTGGTAAAATCATCACTCCAGGCTTTATTGACGGGCATGTGCATCTTGAAAGCTCCATGGTTAGTCCGCGGCAATTTGCCAAGGCTGTGGTTCCGGCAGGCACAACTACGGTGATCATTGATCCTCACGAGATTGCTAATGTCAGCGGCTGCAGTGGTATCGAGTATATGCTGGCAGCCACTGAAGGGCTGCCTATGAACGTTTTTGTGATGCTGCCATCCTGTGTGCCGGTTAGTGCATTAGAAAATGCGGGTGCTGAATTGACTGCGGCGGCATTGGCTCAATTTATTCATCATCCAAGGGTACTTGGTCTGGGGGAGTTAATGAATTATCCGGGAGTATTGCAAGGCGATGTTAGTATCCTGGACAAAATTCGGTTGGCTGAAGGCAAAATCATTGACGGACATGCGCCAGGTCTTGCTGGTAAGGCTTTAATGGCCTATGCGGCTGCCGGTATTCAATCTGATCATGAATGTGTAACCCCAGCGGAAGCGATAGCTCGCTTGGAGGCAGGCCTGCATGTCATGCTGCGGGAAGGATCGGCTGCAAAAAACCTATTGGATCTTATGCCAGCAGTCAATCCATATACAGCCCATCGTTGTTTCTTTGTCACAGATGACCGTCATCCCGGTGATTTGATTCACCTTGGTCATATCAACAGTATGGTAAAACTAGCCGTAGATGCTGGCTATGATGTAGCTACTGTCTTACAATTGGCAACCATGAATGCGGCCTGCTACTTTGGGTTGAATGAGTTAGGAGCTATTGCTCCTGGTTACAAAGCTGATTTATTAGTTTTTGATGACTTAGTGAGTTGGCGCCCTTGTATGGTCTGGCAAAATGGAAAGATGGTGGCAAAAGACGGAAAGGCGTTATTTGAAGGGGAAGGATCGGTTAACGCGGCGGTGCAAAGTTCCCTTCGTTTAGGAATGGTTGATCCGGGGCAGTTAAGAATTCCGGCTCATGCTGATCAGGCCAGAGTGATTGGTTTGATTCCCCGGCAAATTATTACGGAAGAACTGCACCTATCCGTTCCTGTCATTCAAGGCGAGTTTATTGCCGATCCGTCTCAAGATATTTTGAAACTGGCTGTTTTTGAACGCCATAGTAATTCCGGTAAAGTTGGTGTTGGCTTAGTAAAAGGCTTTGGGCTAAAAAGTGGTGCTATTGCGTCAACCATTGCCCATGACTCACACAATTTGATTGCTATTGGCACTTGTGATCAGGATATACTTGCAGCTGTTCATGAATTGAAACGAATTCAGGGTGGAATCACCATTGTTGATCAAGGCAAAGTGTTAAAATCACTGTCTTTACCATTGGCGGGTTTAATGTCTGATCAGGATATGCATGTTGTTGAAGCAGAATTAACAAGTTTAAAAAATTTGGCACGCAAATTGGGCGTTTATGAGGCGTTTGATCCGTTTTTAACACTGGCATTTTTGAGTTTACCAGTTATTCCGTCATTAAAATTAACCGATTTAGGCTTAGTTGATGTGAAGCAATTTAAGGTTGTTCCGGTATCGGTATCATAG